The stretch of DNA CTCGCAGCCGGGCAACCGTGCAGCAGTCTTCGGTGCTGACGCTCGGGCCCGCCAAGGTGGCACAGGAACTGATCCTGCTCGACCCGCCCTATGATACCGGTGCGGGGCAAGTGGCACTCGACCGGATGCTGCGGCTCGGCTGGATAGACGGCTCAAGCTGGATCGCGCTGGAGACCGGCGCGAAGGAAGCGGTGGCAGTCAAGGGGCTTCGCATCGATGCGGAACGCAAGGTGGGCAAGGCAAAGCTCACCCTCCTGCGCCTCGACGCCTGACAGGAAAATGGGGCGAGACCGCCGCAGCAGCCCCGCCCCCTCCAAGCCTCGCGCCAGCCTCACAGTGGGGCGCGAGAGAAAGACGCCATGCCTATTCGTCGGGCCGGGTCGCAGGCAACGGCTCTTCGATCTCGCTCGCAGGGAGACCCGGCCAATATTCGAGCGGACGATTGCCGGTTCGGTTTTTCTCCCAGCCATTGATGCAATTGTCCTGCTGGTCCGGCTTGCAGATCGGCAGGTCGCCCGTCGCTGGAACGTCGGAAGCTCCGGTCGCCTGGACGACCGGCTTGCTGACGAAGCGCGGAGCCATTGTGCTGGCGGGTGCATTTGCCGGAGGCGCGGTTTCGGCGGGTTCGGTGGTGCCTGGTTGCTCAGCCACCTGCGCGAAGGTGGGAGCGACGGCAAAGGCAATCGCTGCCGCGCCTGCCAGGATAAGCTTGGTCATGTCGGCTCTCCAAAACTGTTGTCACCCGAACTACGCAGCACCAATGCCTGCGGTTCCGGGCACCATTCGGGGAGCAGCCTTGCCTTGATGCCATTCGTTCCCTAGCTGTTCCGGTGACCATGGCCGACCTTCCAGCTGACTCACAGAATGGCGAAAATGCCCGGATTCCCGCCTATGCGGCAGTCCTGAACGAACCGCAGCGACAGGCCGTCCTGACCACCGAAGGACCAGTACTGATGCTGGCAGGAGCGGGCACCGGCAAGACCGCAGCGCTTACCGCACGACTGGCACATCTCATCGCGACGCGGCGGGCGTGGCCCTCCGAAATCCTCTGCGTGACCTTCACCAACAAGGCGGCCCGCGAGATGCGCGAGCGTGTCGGGCGGCATATCGGGGACGCGGTCGAAGGCATGCCCTGGCTCGGCACCTTCCATTCGATTGGGGCGCGGATGTTGCGCCGGCATGCCGAGCTGGCCGGGTTGCAACCGAACTATACGATCATCGACACCGACGATCAGTTGCGCCTGCTCAAGCAGCTGATCCAGGAAAACGATCTTGATGAGAAACGCTGGCCCGCACGCCAGCTTGCCGGATTGATCGATCGCTGGAAGAACCGTGGGCTCAACCCGGACGATCTCGATGCGGTCGAGAACGAGGCTTATGCCAATGGGCGCGGGGCGCAGTTCTATCGGCTCTATCAGGACCGGCTGAAGGCGCTCAATGCGTGCGACTTCGGCGACTTGCTGCTCCATGTGGTCAACGTGCTGCGCAATCACCGCGATGTGCTGGAACATTACCAGCAGCGCTTCAAATACATCCTCGTCGACGAATACCAGGACACAAACCAGGTCCAGTACCTGTGGCTGCGGCTGCTGGCGCAGGCACGCAAGAACATCTGCGTGGTGGGTGACGACGACCAGTCGATCTATTCATGGCGTGGGGCAGAAGTCGCCAATATCTTGCGGTTTGAAAAGGACTTCCCTGGTGCAGCTGTGATCAAGCTGGAGCAGAACTATCGCTCCACCCCGCAAATCCTTGCGGCCGCCTCGGGCCTGATCGATGCCAACAGCGAAAGGCTTGGCAAGACGTTGTGGACCGAATTGCCGCAGGGTGAGAAAGTCCGCGTGATCGGCATCTGGGATGGACCCGAGGAAGCGCGACGGGTCGGTGAGGAGATCGAGCGGCTCGAGGCGGAGGGCGCTCCGCTCGATCAGGTCGCTATCCTCGTCCGCGCGCAATACCAGACCCGCGAGTTCGAAGATCGCTTC from Erythrobacter mangrovi encodes:
- the rsmD gene encoding 16S rRNA (guanine(966)-N(2))-methyltransferase RsmD, whose product is MRIVAGEWRGRKLAAPPGDLTRPTADRTRETLFNMLTSRLGSFEDLHVLDLFAGSGALGLEALSRGAASCLFVEQDATAVKAIRANIETLGARSRATVQQSSVLTLGPAKVAQELILLDPPYDTGAGQVALDRMLRLGWIDGSSWIALETGAKEAVAVKGLRIDAERKVGKAKLTLLRLDA